The Alnus glutinosa chromosome 10, dhAlnGlut1.1, whole genome shotgun sequence DNA window TATAtaagtaaacctaaatcgacttatacTAGAAAATACAAATCGATCaagactaaaaaatataaatcaataatattatatttagaaTATAACCTAAATATATTCTAACTTAAGTTATATAAGATGTCACATACTCACACACGTACATCTCTGTCTAATCATGTTTTTTCATAGCTTTTTGAACGAAGATGTTTATATGAAGCTATCTCTGCGTATATAGATCTTGCTACAGCCTCTGGGTACCTAattattatcatatatataaactaatttttgTGTAAAcgtcctttttcttcttcagtaGAACTGAATGCATCAAATTACATGAGATATGTAGCTACATTTTATTTGGagagaatataaaaatagacaggcacacacatatatagagatatatataaatatgttctACATATgaatataaagtataaaagtAAGCTAAAGAACGATCAAACGGGCACCATAAAAGAACGGAACCCATGTCGAAGACTTGCTTTCCATACATCCTCAATGTTTAACAAAGTGTTCCCACACTCGTTGACATTCCACCCTTCTAAGGCATGCAATATCCCAGCGACACGCCAAGCACTCATCACTTTCCTTGGCAGCCAATTCTGTCACATAATGAAAGATAAAGTATTAAAATACTAACCAAATGATTAAatttctagttttcttttttatcatcaaaagcttaaacggttgaaataattgatgatttaaaatATTAACCTCACAAGAGTGCATGTTGATGAAAGATGTGGGAGTGATCATTGCTGGTGTGCTGTAGAAGAAGCAATCTTTCCGTATTTTCTTTGGTGGGAATTGAGAAAAAGGAATGAATAATGTTCCTTTTGATGCCTTCAGTTGTTCGTCTTCGTTCCATCCATCTCCCACTAACCATGTCTGCAAATTTCAATTATGTCATATCATAGTCTTTAAAAGTTTGATCAATTAGCTCCATAGGGTTGtaaacacttaaaaataaaaaatccttttatattttattaattatgccATGAAtctcataaaaagaaaatgcttaTGATGCTACCATTTTTACTAGTATCTTATTACAAATTAATGCGGCATTATCTCGTCGAccataatcaaatttaattatatattcagTGGCTAGCGCGATAAATAGGCGTCATATGGGTACTTAAAACTAACATGGCATTGCCACGTAAACCAcaaacaaatttaattgtttagtgacTGATATGGTAAGTGCCACACGCATTAATTGTCATGTTAGTTTTTAAATAACTTATAGTATAAATTGTAGGACTTCAAACAATATTTCTCATAAAAATCTATAGATAAACCGTACTAATTTCTCTATTAATTATGGTGAGTAAATAAGTACTCGTTACCTGCAGGGGTTGACTTTGATCAATGTCACACTTCCCTTATCATACCATTTAACAGTTCACTTAAACAATTAactctctttttaatttattggatTATTGAATACAAGTATATAATTGAAATgagtagtgattcactaccacctaaatatacaacttttcaccaccttgtctatgtggcaaggtgattccccactttaatttatttttaaaaaataaaaaaactcaaaaaatagtgggggaccaccttgccacataggcaaggtggtgaaaagttgtatatttaggtggcattgaatcattattcaattGAAATTTATCATTGACTAAACTAAATAAGAGCCTTAATCTCAATTGTCCACCTTTCCAGATATTTAAGAATGTTCCTATTTTTCAGATAACTATTTAATCGGCAGAATGAACAAAACAAACTTGTtacaaaattatattaatagCCGGCCTCAACTATCAAGCTAGCACTAGTTACAAAATCTCAATTACCCACCTCTACTCATAGTAATTAATGAACAAAACAAACTAGTTACATAAAAGAGATCAAGCTCTTTTGAGAGCTAGATTTTTTATATAAGCAAGAAAACTTGTTAGCATTGGGTTTAATACAAATTAACTAGTTCCTCTTGCATGTACGTGgaccaccatatatatatatatatatatatatatataaacgataaaaatggtgaatttgttaataccatttctttctttaaatcCAGCAAAAAGAAAGATTGTCATGAGCAATCATGAAATGAGTTGCAAATTTTACCTTCTGATCAGCATAACTTGCTGAAAGGATCAAGTTATTTTCCGACTTTGTGGTGAGCCTTAATTGAAGCTTCTCATACTCATCCTTGTATTGTATTGCCACCTGATCATACATGCAGTTATAGTATAGtgttaaaaaaactaaatgCAAAATCTTaagtctctctcttttctttcttcttcttttttttcttctttctgagGAATgtctttctctcttgtttaacATAACAGTAAATCTGCACATAGGTGAAGTTAAGATGAAATCTATATATTAACTATTCATGTGAGAGGCCAGTTTTATTCATCAATATTGAATACTTTTTATCCGAATTTCCACGATTAGTTCTATTATTTCCGTTTACATATGAAAGAATATTAGAAGGACTTTGATTATAAGAAATTGAGCTTGTTTAAGCCAAATGCTTGAATAAAGTAGTTTTAAATCACCACTTAccattctaaaagtttaaactgattTGAATGGTTGAATTTAATCACTAATGAAATACTCTAATACTTCTCCTCACATGTAGTTCAAcgatattcttttttcttttttaagctaagcaacattataaaaataaaaataaaaataaaaaaaaaataaaaaataaaaaataaaaaaaagaagaagaagaagaagtaaaaatatAAGATTGCACTCTAGGTTGAGCAAGAATTCTACAATTAAAACATACCTGGATACCCCTTTCACATAAAGCATTGGTAATTGCGTAAGCAACCTTAGTAAGGCTGCCCCTGAGAAACACTTGAGTTGTTCCTTTTGGAATGTTATTTAGCACCACAGCCACTGCTAAGCTGCTTCCATCCACCAGCTTTATTTTAAGCTGAGGGTACTTTTGGATGTAAAGCTCACCATTTTTATTAAGTTCCTCCCCCTgcaaaaatttacataaataaatattgataaaataCTGTGAGAAAGAATGAATATCTATGTCTTTTCTTTGTGTCACTTTCTTCAACATTTCCAATAGGAGGAGCTCATGgggataaaaatatagaaataagACTGAATCATATCAGAGATCCAGGATATGGATTgaatttaattctcttacatcaACAATTCTCCATTGTGTAAACCAACCATTGGACCGACAGAGTTTCAAGTAATATATTAGAATGCtagattctttttctttttctttttcttttcagcaaataacaaaagcaaataaaccaaaacaaaagaaattaacaacaaaaacaaaaagacacaaTAAGAAATGAAACGCCTAGGTGGAGTTCAAATTACTAATCGGGACAACAACAATGGGGGAGAGACACAATATGAATGCTTCCATTAATTGTGACCAGTAAAGACGGCCCATTGAGTAAGGTTGTGCGCAAACCTAGACTTTTGACTAAGATAAGTGCATGTAGTTTCTGTactttatcaatttaatattaGAAAGCTGGATTTACTTGCCTGATTTAGAAGACCTAGACTTAGCACCTTAACTCCTCTCACTTCAGCATCTAGTATAGCTTCTTCAATCAAGTTGTTGAGAGATTCCCTTCGCCATTGTAACATATACTgaagatatttaaaaaaaaaaaaaaaagtagttgaaTCAAATTGAATTTGACCAGCAATAATTAGCTAGGTTTCTTTTGAGTTCAATTCTAGTTAGAATTAGACTCGTTGAAATTGGAACACGTGTCTCATAACAGGCACAAAGAGCACGTGTCACAATCTTAACGAGTCTAGGTCAACTAAAACTAAACACAAGCTGGATGGCAATATATAGTAAGAGAAATGAACAATGAGAGTTGCCAAGGTACGTTTCTTACTTGTATATTGTATCTTGGTATCACCCAAGACTGCAATTTGAGTTTTCCGAAGGTGATGCTCTCTAGAACAAATGTACGGCCATAGTTCCAAGTTAGAATCAAAGACCATAGTAGTGTCACTGGCCACATCAACAGCAAGTACCATTTGGACTTGTGGGGCTTGGAGGCTAAGGAGGCAAATCCTAGCCGTAGATGATAAATGGATTCTGGTGTCGTTAGATGCGTTAAATGTACCACATTAAGTGACTCTTCGCCTCTTTTTAGTGAAGCCTCATATAGAGCATCCGAGGACTTGTCCATGGTCCCATACATGTAATCGTATATAGGCATGAAAAGTGAATAATTGGTGCGGAATTGGGTGTGATGTAGTGAATGAAACCTGTTGAGTCAAAGATTTTAGAGTATAATTTACTAAAATTCATATAAAGATAACAGCAATTAATGGAGTCAAGATAATCAAGATAATCCTGAACTTTTTGTGACGATGATAATACAACAGTGTCCCTACTTTAGCCTATTTTTGCACTTTATTTTCTCTCCGACAAATTAGCTTCTTTGGCGTTTTTTCCTTAACCATGAACAGTACCTATTTACTATTCATttgtttacacttttttttattaatattttctctctctctctcttcgtccCTCGCTGATTCTAGAAAAACAGTCGGCCATGAataaccaaccaaaaaaaattggccATGAACAACCaactaaaatcatcaaaatcaaccaTAAATTTAGCTTTAGCCGTGATACACATAACCGAAACAGGAGAGACACATTCAAGCTTCAAAATTAGATGAGTtcaactaaaaatcatcaaccaaaatcaactCCTTGGTTAGTCATCAGAAATTGCTCATAATCACCGGAAATCACCTCTGACTCCGCCGGATCCGCGCCTAGCTCAACCGAAACTCATCTCAGGCAATTGGAGCTCGACTCATGGAGGATCAGGTTGATGGGTTTCGTTTGGGTTCGTTGGGTTTAGCGGGTTCTCTCTCGGATCAGTCTTGGCCTCTTGGTTCTCTCCATCTCCGGCTCTCCTCTCATGGGTCTCTCCCTAAatccctcgatctctctcttGGTGTGTTTCAaacgaaaagagaaagaaagaacaagaaagagtgATCGGacaggaagaagaaaaggggaGAAGAAGTGCATGGAGAAACtgagaaagaagggaaaaggaggagaaaaaaataataataaaaaaagaatgaaaaataatatttaaatgcaagtagaTGATAGAATAGAGAATCTATTTaagtgtatttaaaaaaaaatgagtagttaaaatagataTTTATACTTTTTCGGTAGGTATTTTAACTTTCTTGCTGAAGATGCTAAGGAGATGCTCTAAAAGTGTTAGTTTTGCATCTCTAGCTCTCAAGTGAGATCTACACTTTTTGAGCTGATTGTGAACAACACTTTTTGGGTTGAAATAACGCACCCTTGTTTATTAGTGGCCATGTTTGGCAAGTAGTTTGTCATGTCAAAATagtatttttctattattcaagtattttttttttctcacatttttcaataacaattaactttaaaatattcacatttttttcactttttatatcatatcaataattttattattattattcaattaaaaaattcactaaaatgcaaacttttttatttttcaatataaatttttttactaaatATCACATATACCATTATTTACTAATTCTAAAAACATAACAATTCACAATTTTAGCATTACAAGTCAAATCACTTACCAAACAAAACCGGTATGGTAAAATCCCAACATATATGTTACTTTATTATCTTTATCAATAATCAAGTGTATGCAGCAATTTTATACGCTTCTCGATGCAGCAATTCAATAATTGTTCAATTTTAGagttgaaaatttgaaatcccATCCAACAAAGCACTGAAAGCAGATAACATTGAAAAGATCGAGAATGCAGaggtaaaaagaaaagacacTGAGCAATTAATACCTTATATTGAAGGCACAAATATTAATGTGCAATTAATACTCTTGATCTTTTCTCCAAAGGATTCTCTCATAATAATTAAGTTATtataaatgatttaaaaattaatagtatGATATAATTAGTAGGAGGCCAGCTCAGGAGACTTACGAGGGGGTATACATGAAGTACTTGAGCGGGGGAAAGATGGTGAAGAGCCACTTTGGAATGAGCTCAAGATTGCAGTGACCCAAGTTGTTCATGAAATCAATATACATGACGTAACCCAAGAAGGATGCTATTGAGGCAGTCCCCGTGAACGATGTTGTCAACAATGGTATTGCGAACAGTATGAAATACGCTATGTGTTCTGCAAATGGATGGATCACAGCTGCCATATAATATGAACATACAATTATATTAGAAAACTAACTTGACGAACTACGTACATATATTTCATATAGCCCCCGGCCTTCCAACTATTATGCAAtttgaaagtttaaaaaaaacatcaaaaaaattttaatagttaGAAGAGATAATGTATTCTTTCTTCAATAAATCGAGTTATTATTCCATCTCAATAATATATAGCTTAAATTTGTGTTCATTGCCTACATGCACGCACGACGCAAGTTAGACATGTGCAGCGTACGCGTTCCGTAATTACTAATGTAACATTCTTAGCTTGTGTCCTTCGCTCCAATGACATATATACCCTTATAATCGTCGGAGTCTTGTTCATCATGGTATAGTTTAGATGACAGCCTAGTTTATTATGGGCAGACCCATAGTTGACAGACCATGGcctagtttatatatataaacatatatctttatttaattataaatcattaaaatgaaagaaggagaaaaaatgaagtttttagTAATAGTcatagaattattttattttgttttcatcaATTGGAAGGAACCAAATCGATCACCCTCATTTTAAAGAACAATGCTATAACATGGTTTCATCCGTACGAagcataagaaaagaaaatctcatGGACAATGTTGAGTTTAATATTCTCCCAAATGTGGGTTTAGATTTCTTCGTAATAAGTGGGATTTAATTAATAAGTAGAGTAGACGTCAACCTCAGAAAAATGTTTGGCCTGACGACGGGACCAAATACCGTACATCAGATGTACAAGTCTCAACCAAACATGCAATAACTGTTTATAAAGAAAATTCAAAGGGTTCGTTGGGGAATAATTACATATATTTCGGAAGATcgagattatatatataaataaaagatcGAGAAATAGAGAACGTTACGATTTTAAGCATAGCTAACATGAATATTCAGTTAAGACACACTATGTCAGCTAGTATGTAAAGagtaacattatatatatatatatataaacgtacttaaaaaaaaatgaagtatcTTACAGGTAATTGGTTCTGTAACAATGGAAGAATGGTGGTGGGAATGGTAGCGAGAGTAAAGGTAATGGTGGTGCAATGCTCTGTGAAGCCAGTAGTAGAGGAACTCCACTGGACCCGCATGAAGCAGAGTTGCCATAACCACACCATCACTTCTCCAGAAGGGCAGGTTATGAGTCCCTGGAAGAATCATATGGCCTATGTAGAATAGCACTCCATTGAACAAGATCTGGTCATCCCTGTAAACAA harbors:
- the LOC133879696 gene encoding very-long-chain aldehyde decarbonylase CER1-like; this translates as MATKPGILTDWPWQSLGSFKYVILAPWAVHSTYSFMLKGEDVGYFLILPFLLLRMLHNQIWISLSRYLTAKGKNRIVDKGIEFEQVDRERNWDDQILFNGVLFYIGHMILPGTHNLPFWRSDGVVMATLLHAGPVEFLYYWLHRALHHHYLYSRYHSHHHSSIVTEPITSVIHPFAEHIAYFILFAIPLLTTSFTGTASIASFLGYVMYIDFMNNLGHCNLELIPKWLFTIFPPLKYFMYTPSFHSLHHTQFRTNYSLFMPIYDYMYGTMDKSSDALYEASLKRGEESLNVVHLTHLTTPESIYHLRLGFASLASKPHKSKWYLLLMWPVTLLWSLILTWNYGRTFVLESITFGKLKLQSWVIPRYNIQYMLQWRRESLNNLIEEAILDAEVRGVKVLSLGLLNQGEELNKNGELYIQKYPQLKIKLVDGSSLAVAVVLNNIPKGTTQVFLRGSLTKVAYAITNALCERGIQVAIQYKDEYEKLQLRLTTKSENNLILSASYADQKTWLVGDGWNEDEQLKASKGTLFIPFSQFPPKKIRKDCFFYSTPAMITPTSFINMHSCENWLPRKVMSAWRVAGILHALEGWNVNECGNTLLNIEDVWKASLRHGFRSFMVPV